GAAAGGGATCTTGTTGAAATCAAAGACAAGCTAGGAATTCCTGATGATGAATTTTCGTGGGAGATCAGTAAAAAAGGGGGGCGAAGGCTGGGAATGAATTTCCCTGTTTTGAAAGAGGATGGGACAGTGGAGGTTGGAGACAACCTTTCAGAGATTTCAGTGCCTCCAAAAGAGCGAAGTTGGGTATATGTAGCCCCACGTTTTGAAGAAGAGGTTCGTAAAATGCTGAACCATGTGGATGTGCTCAGATGAAAAAGTGGTGTATTTTTGGTTTTTTTGTACTACTAATGGCAACTGGATTTGCTGATGATTATAGCGCGCCTTCTGTTCCAGTTCCAGAAGCGTCGCCAAAGGCAATGGCCTTTTATACGAGTGGAAACATTTTATGGGTTGTTCAACTTATTTGGTCGCTTACAGTTCCGGCGCTCATTGTTTTTACTAAGTTTGGTGCAAGGCTTCGAGCTTTTTGCGATAAAATTACTGGAATTTGGCTTTGGCAAACGGCACTGTATGCTTTCTTTTTCTTATTGATTGTTGCCATTCTCTCTCTTCCATTAGACTTTTATGGGGGATATGTTCGTCCTCATGCTTATGGCCTTTCAAATCAGACAATTGCCAGATGGCTTAATCATTATCTGACAGGGACAGCAATTTCCACAGTGATGGGGATCGTTCTTGTGTGGATCGTATACGGAATCATGAGAAAAAGCCCAAGGCGATGGTGGCTCTATTTTGGACTTTTAAATTTCCCTCTAGTGATCGTATTGGTTTTTGTTCAACCGATTTGGATAGCCCCTCTTTTTAATACGTTTGGACCTATGAGGGACAAACAGCTAGAGCAAAAAATCCTTCAGCTTGCTGACAGGGCAGGAATTCAAGGAGGGCGCGTCTATGAAGTGGACATGAGTGCCGATACAAAGCAAGTCAATGCTTATGTGACAGGAATTGGCTCCAGCAAACGCATTGTGATTTGGGATACTGCAATTAAAGAGCTTACTACTAATGAGCTCTTATTTGTTATGGGCCATGAGATGGGCCACTACGTTCTTCATCATATGTGGTGGGGGATCTTGATCTACACACTCATTACGATTGTGGGATTGTTTTTAGTCCACCTCACAGCAGGGCTTTTCTTGCGAAAGTGTCCTAAGCAGATGGGATTTAGTGAAATAAAGGATATTGCTTCGCTTCCCCTTATTCTTCTTCTTTATAGTTTTTATTCATTTCTTCTAACCCCAGCAGCAAACTTTTTTTCAAGATCGATCGAGCATAATGCCGACACCTTTGGATTGGAGCTTACTCACTTTAATGAGGAGGCAGGAACAGGCTTTGTGAAGCTTACAAGCACGAATCTTGCAAATCCTTGGCCAGGCCCCTTGTATATAGTCTTTAGAGCGTCCCATCCCTCTATTGGGGCCCGTATCACTTATTTTAATGAGTATAAGCCATGGTGCCATGATGAGCCTCTAGAATATAGTAAATATTATCGGCCTTATGGATACGTTTCACCTCTTGCTTCTCAACGTAATTCTTGCAAAAATAATCCTGAGGATTGTGATGATTGTCGCCAATAGTTCTTTATTGTGTTATTATTTGTAGATGATTTTGAAAAAGATATTTTCACAGGTTCGAGGTGAACAAGAAAAGCTCTTCCTACTATTTGCAATGCTTTGCGGTTTTTTTATTACTGCTGAGTATGCAATTACCAAGCCGACAAGCAATTCAATTTTTCTTGCCCACTATAGCGTGAAGCTTTATCCATATGCTTGGCTCTTAACGGTGCCATTCAACCTTTTTGCCGTAACCCTTTATAATCGTTTCCTACCTCGCTTAGGCTGTTTTCGCATGTTCCTTTGCACAGTGGGTGTAACGATGGGCATTAACGCCCTTTGTGGCCTATATGTGCAGCAGTTTCCTCCTTTGTCTTTTTTGCTATATGTATGGAAGGATATTTATGTTCTTCTAATGTTCCAGCAGCTCTGGTCCGTCATCCATACGAAGACAGAAATAAAGAAGGCAAAGTATCTCTATGGAATTATCTTTGGGGTCAGTGGGATAGGTGCCATATTTGGGAGTATGGTTCCCGGTTTTTTTGCTGTAAAGCTTGGCTCTGAGCATCTTCTTTATATGACAGTTCCTCTATATCTATTGTTTATTATAGCCTATCAACAGATGTTGAAACGCAGCAATGTGGAGGGAAGTGAAATTCTTCAGATGAAAAAAACAGAGGGAGGATTTCAGCTAATTAAGACCTCTTCTACCTTGAAGTTTATCCTTTTTATTGTGGTTCTTATGCAACTTTCAACAACGATTATGGATTATCAATTTAACACGTACCTCCAAGAGCGTTACCCTCTTCAAGATCTACGGACACAGTTTTATGGTCGCCTGTGGGGGATGATAAATACCTGCAAACTATGTTTGCAGTTTTTTGCGACTTTTTTACTTCTAAAATTTTTGGGCCTTAGAAGAAGTCATTTTGTGGTTCCAGGGATTCTTCTTGGAAATGCGATTTTGACCCTTTTCCAACCTACCTTTGCCTTTGTTACCTATGGTTTTAGTGTGATCAAAACATTTGATTATTCGATCTTCAATATTATCAAGGAGATGCTTTATGTCCCTTTGAAGACCGATGAAAAGTTTAAGGCAAAAGCGATCATCGATATTTTTGCTTATCGATCGGCGAAGGCTTTTGCTTCGGTATTTGTCCTTGGAATGCAGTTTCTCTCACCTGCAAAGCTTCCTTATGCATATTCTTGGGGGCCTCTTTTGCTTTTCATGATTTGGATCATTGTAGTTTTCTTATTTCTCCGCCGCCCACAAGAACAAAAACTCCTTGAAGCTTGATTCTAGAGAAGGTATATTAACCCCTTAAATTAGGAGTTAGCTATGAGCAAAATTAAACGATCAATCAAGAACGGTGAAGAAATTGTAGAAGTTGATTTAGGACCCAATGCGATCCTTCACAATTCTATCCTCAACAAAGGAACAGGTTTTACGGAAGAGGAGAGAGTAGAGCTTGGTCTTCATGGTCTTCTTCCTTTTCATACTTCAACCATTGAGGAGCAAGTCAACCGCGCCTATGGAAAATTCCAAAATAGACGCACTGATATCGGAAAGTATTCTTTCCTTTCCTCTCTGCAAGATCGAAATGAAACGCTCTTTTATTATCTCTGTAGTTTGCACCCAGAGGAGATGCTTCCTTATATCTACACACCAACAGTCGGTGATGCTTCCCTGAACTATAGCCATATTTATACTCAAAACAGGGGAGTATATATCTCCTATCCACATAAAGATCGAATGGAAGAGATTGTTGCTAATATTCCTTATGATCACGTTGATGTGATTGTCGTAACTGACGGAGCTCGAATTTTGGGACTAGGAGATCTAGGAGTGGGAGGAATGGCAATTCCTGTTGGGAAATTAGCGCTTTACTCTCTGTTCGGAGGGGTTCACCCGGCTCATACCCTCCCTATCACTCTTGATGTTGGAACAAATAATAAGACCCTTCTTAACGACCCTCTCTACCTTGGCTGGCAAGAGGAGCGTCTTGATGGCAAGGAATATGATGATTTTGTGGAGTCCTTTGTTCAAGCCATTACCAAGCGTTTTCCCAATGTTCTCATTCAATGGGAAGATTTTGCGAAAAACCAGGCTCAACCTCTTCTTGATCGTTATCGCGATAAGCTATGTTGTTTCAATGACGACATTCAAGGAACTGCTGGAGTTGTTGTGGCAGGGATCCTGAGTGCAATTAAAGGGATTGATGCTGATATTAAAGATCAAAAAATTGTCCTCTTTGGCGCTGGTTCTGCTGGGATTGGAATTGCTGAGCTCATTACTCAGGCAATGATGCTTCAAGGAGTTACTCGAGAAGAAGCAAAAGAGAAAATTTTTGTCATGGGACGGAATGGTCTTGCCCATACAGCTTCCGAGGGCTTAGATGATCTCAAGAAGCGGTTTGCTCAGAAAGAAGAGGCCATCAGTAGTTGGGGAGTGGAGGATATGCAACATATCCCTCTTCTTGAAACGATCAAACATGCAAAACCTACGATTCTTATTGGGACCTCAACTCAGCCTAATAGCTTTGATGAAGAAGTAATCACTGAAATGAAAAAACATGTACCTCGGCCCATAATTTTTCCACTATCTAATCCCACATCCAAATCAGAAGCGCACCCTGAAGATCTTATGAAGTGGACCAAAGGACAAGCACTTATTGCCACGGGAAGTCCGTATCAACCCGTTGAATATGAAGGGGAAAAGCATGTGATTGGTCAATGTAACAACATCTTTATCTTTCCTGGAGTGGGGCTTGGTGTCATCGCTTCTGGAGCAACGCGTGTGACGGATGGAATGTTTTTAGAGGCTGCTGCTGTTTTGAGCAAGTACGCTCCGATCCTTAATAACCCCTATGCTTCTCTTTTCCCGCGGATCACGGAGCTTCGTGCAATCTCCCGAGATGTAGCGATTGCTGTTGCAAATGAAGCGATCAAAGAGGGGATTTGTACAAATCCCCCAAAAGACGTAGAGCAGGCTGTGAAAGAAAGCATGTGGGAGCCAAAATATCCTACGGTTAAGAGATTGCAGAAATAGCAGCTTCATAATTGGGTTCTGCAGAGATCTCGTTGACAAGTTCACTGTAGAGGATTTTGTTATTTTCATCGATGACGAATATTGCACGTGCGCATAGTCCTTCTAAGGGACCATCAATGAGCAGGACGCCATAGTCAACGGCAAAGTCCTTATTTCGCATCATTGAAAGCGTATGTATATTGTCTAACTTTTCTACCATGCAAATCCGCGATCCTGCAAATGGAAGATCTGCTGAAACATAAATCAGGGTGAAATTTTGCCCCTTCTCATTAAGGTTTTTAGCAGATGTTAAACAAACACCTGTGTCTAAACTTGGCACTGTTGCAATGAGTTTTTTTCCTGGAAAGTCTCCTAAGTTTCGCTCTCTTAGATCTTTATCCACCAGCTTAAAGTCCGGTGCATTATTTCCAATTTTTGGCAGAGTTCCCATCGTGTTACAAACGTTTCCTTTTAGAGTTACTTCCATCAAAATTTCCCTTGTTTTAAATATTAAGGTATTGTTAAGGTTTCCCGCAATAAATGTTCCTTGGATAGCAAGCGATACGCAATGAACAACTTAAAAAAATTCACTTTGGAAAAGATCCGATCGATCTTTACCACTGAGCGTTCTTTTAAAAAGAGGGAAGAGCCTCTTAAAGCACCTGCTATGCACTTAAAAATTTTTTTTAAATACTGTTCTTAAACATATCCAAACGGGGATTTCCAAAAAACCTTTTTCTCTTTTTACTACAAAAATTCTTAATTCTAAAAGTAAACACCTAGAAGCATTGATTAAGCAGTCTGAGTCGGTCTGCTCCAAACAAGATATCGAACTTTTCTCCTATAAAGAATTCTTTTCTCGTAATCAATTAGCTCTTAGAAATGCCGTGCAATGGAATCTTCCCAAATATATCAAAACAAAAGAACAGGCTGAAACCTTGATCAATAAAATGAAAGAGGCGACTCCCGAATCATTCAAGCAATATCTAATTACCCTTCTTCATGCAGAAAATCTTTCTGAAGAGACCATCACTCAAGAAGCTAAGCGCCTCGAAGATGAATGGAAAATCTACCAGCAGGGTCAAGCAAGTACAGCTCCTGTTACTCAAATTTCTCCAATATAGATCGTATCGTCAAATACTTCGTTTATTTCATGACCATCACGATACCTGCTGCAAGTAAAACCATGGCAAAGATTTTTTTGAGAACTTTTGTAGGAAGCCGATGGGCTAATTTAGCCCCATAGGGGGCTGTAAAAAATGAGACAACGCTAATAATTAAGAAAGCAGGGATGTAAAGAAACCCCACAGTATCAGGTGCCTTAGTGGAGTGCATACCAAGAAGAAGAAAAAAGACCGCTCCGCAAAAAGAGATTAAAAAACTGAGAGCAGAGGACGTTCCAATTGCCTTTTTTACAGGGACTCCAAAATGAGAGAGGATCGGTACATTAACCATTCCGCCCCCAATTCCCAGAAGAGTTGAAAAAGCAGTGACACAGAATGAAATGGTACTCAGTGGCCAAAAAGAAGGAAGAGGGTGCTTCTTGCTTGTTTTTGAATCGGGTAAAAAAAATCGAATTCCCAGAAGAATTTCAAAAATCCCAAAGAAAATTTGAAGAAAGTGACTTGAGAGAAAGTTGGCTGCAGTTGCCCCAAGAATTGCTCCCAAAATGACACCAAGGGCCATAGGCTTTACGATATAAAGGAGAACCGCCTGCTTTTTATGATGGGTGTAGCTTCCGGAAAAAGTGTTAAAAACCATCGCTGCAAGAGAGGTGCCGATAGCAAGGTGCATCATAGCTCCTTGCGGAATATCTAATTTAGAAAAAACTAGAACAAGACAGGGGATCGTGACAACGCCTCCTCCAATACCAAGGAGGCCGGAAAGAATTCCCGCGAGAATTCCAATCACTCCAAAGCTAAAAATTTGAAAAATCATAAGACCTCTTTATTAGATTAAGTACTGCAGAGAGGTAGTAGCCGATAAAGGTGTCTCCAGCAGCTTTCACCTTTTCTGCACCTTGCTGGGTTTGAACGTCCCCTTGAGGTAGAGGGTAAGGTTGATTTCATCTTTAGTCATTTCTTGGTTCGCACCTGGATAGAGGACAATTGTGTTTTCACCTTTTGCATCCACTTGGATGATTGCATGTCCATTATCAAGAGTTCCTTCTTGGAAGAACTGTGTATTGACATTATTTTGATCGAGTTTTTCTTTCAGCCAAACTCCATCAGTTCCGATTTTTCCAGCATGAAAAACTATTGCTCCAGCGCGAGCAAGTGCAACGGATTGATTTGCCCCTTTCCCTCCAGCAAAGTGGCCAAGCTCTGTGCTTGCTAATGTTTCCCCTGGAGTCACAAAATGAGGAACTTGATAGATATGGTCTATATTAAGAGAACCGTAATTTAGAACCTTTGGCTTCATATTTTGGATGGTATCCTAAACTTTTTTTTGTTGCAAAAACACTCTTGGATCGAGTATCACAAGATAATAGTCGATTTCAAATCGACCCCTCGACTTATAGGCGAGGCGGTGTTTAGTTGGCGTGAATTTAAAAACGGAAAAAACGTTTCCTTGCTTCTTCTCTTCATGTTTATCGCTTATATTTTGGGACTTTTAGCGATCAGAATCTCAAAAGTTTCATAAAAAGTTTGAATAAATTTAGCACACAGTATAAAGTTCGTGTAAATCTTTTCTAAAGCAGGAGTAAAAATGGCAGCAGCCATTTCACATTATCAAAATTCAAAAGCAAAGACTCCTCTTCCACACACAGTTTTAGAAACGTAACAGACCATACCTCAATCCATGAAGACTGCTGTCCCCTTTTGGAGCAGCAGTCTTTTTTTATAGGTAGAAAGATTCAATCTTTCAAGGAAAAGCAAGTTGTGTGAACAAGCTTCCTTTTGTAGAAGTACGCAACGTTTGGAATTTGTTGCCTCAGTTGCTATCGAAATGTCATCAAAATTTTATTCAGACTCGCAATGACTACAGGTAATAAAATCTTCAGTTGACGATTTTCAAGCAGATTTTAATTTTTAATTCTTAAGAGAGGAGGGGAATTAATGATTGCGCTGGAGTGCTTGAGCGTGTTAAAATTCCATTTTTTAGTCAGTAAGGAGCGTGATCAATGGAAATTAAACAACAATTACTAGATATCGCCGGATACGAAAAGGTGATTAAAGTTATCGAGGAAGAGACGGGACTTGTAGCGATCATTTCAATCCACAATACAACTCTAGGGCCTGGCCTTGGGGGAACAAGGATTTACCCTTATGATACGTTTGATGAAGCCCTTACTGATGCACTGCGCCTCTCTAAAGGAATGACTTATAAATCTGCGATTGCTCAAGTTGGTGTTGGGGGAGCTAAGAGCGTTATTATCTCCGACCAGAAAAATAAAACCCCTGAAAAGCTAAGAGCTTTTGGAGCGGCAGTTGATCAGTTGCAGGGGAATTATATCTGCGCAGAGGATGTTGGATGTACTCCTGCCGATGTAGATGTGATCCTAGAGTCTACAAAATATGTTTGTGGTGTTCATAACCTAAGAGGAAGTGGAAACCCATCAGCTTTCACTGCTCATGGAACGTACCTTGGAATCTTATCAGCTCTGCAAGAACTTGATGGTAGCA
The window above is part of the Candidatus Neptunochlamydia sp. REUL1 genome. Proteins encoded here:
- a CDS encoding M48 family metallopeptidase; protein product: MKKWCIFGFFVLLMATGFADDYSAPSVPVPEASPKAMAFYTSGNILWVVQLIWSLTVPALIVFTKFGARLRAFCDKITGIWLWQTALYAFFFLLIVAILSLPLDFYGGYVRPHAYGLSNQTIARWLNHYLTGTAISTVMGIVLVWIVYGIMRKSPRRWWLYFGLLNFPLVIVLVFVQPIWIAPLFNTFGPMRDKQLEQKILQLADRAGIQGGRVYEVDMSADTKQVNAYVTGIGSSKRIVIWDTAIKELTTNELLFVMGHEMGHYVLHHMWWGILIYTLITIVGLFLVHLTAGLFLRKCPKQMGFSEIKDIASLPLILLLYSFYSFLLTPAANFFSRSIEHNADTFGLELTHFNEEAGTGFVKLTSTNLANPWPGPLYIVFRASHPSIGARITYFNEYKPWCHDEPLEYSKYYRPYGYVSPLASQRNSCKNNPEDCDDCRQ
- a CDS encoding Npt1/Npt2 family nucleotide transporter translates to MKKIFSQVRGEQEKLFLLFAMLCGFFITAEYAITKPTSNSIFLAHYSVKLYPYAWLLTVPFNLFAVTLYNRFLPRLGCFRMFLCTVGVTMGINALCGLYVQQFPPLSFLLYVWKDIYVLLMFQQLWSVIHTKTEIKKAKYLYGIIFGVSGIGAIFGSMVPGFFAVKLGSEHLLYMTVPLYLLFIIAYQQMLKRSNVEGSEILQMKKTEGGFQLIKTSSTLKFILFIVVLMQLSTTIMDYQFNTYLQERYPLQDLRTQFYGRLWGMINTCKLCLQFFATFLLLKFLGLRRSHFVVPGILLGNAILTLFQPTFAFVTYGFSVIKTFDYSIFNIIKEMLYVPLKTDEKFKAKAIIDIFAYRSAKAFASVFVLGMQFLSPAKLPYAYSWGPLLLFMIWIIVVFLFLRRPQEQKLLEA
- a CDS encoding NAD-dependent malic enzyme, whose amino-acid sequence is MSKIKRSIKNGEEIVEVDLGPNAILHNSILNKGTGFTEEERVELGLHGLLPFHTSTIEEQVNRAYGKFQNRRTDIGKYSFLSSLQDRNETLFYYLCSLHPEEMLPYIYTPTVGDASLNYSHIYTQNRGVYISYPHKDRMEEIVANIPYDHVDVIVVTDGARILGLGDLGVGGMAIPVGKLALYSLFGGVHPAHTLPITLDVGTNNKTLLNDPLYLGWQEERLDGKEYDDFVESFVQAITKRFPNVLIQWEDFAKNQAQPLLDRYRDKLCCFNDDIQGTAGVVVAGILSAIKGIDADIKDQKIVLFGAGSAGIGIAELITQAMMLQGVTREEAKEKIFVMGRNGLAHTASEGLDDLKKRFAQKEEAISSWGVEDMQHIPLLETIKHAKPTILIGTSTQPNSFDEEVITEMKKHVPRPIIFPLSNPTSKSEAHPEDLMKWTKGQALIATGSPYQPVEYEGEKHVIGQCNNIFIFPGVGLGVIASGATRVTDGMFLEAAAVLSKYAPILNNPYASLFPRITELRAISRDVAIAVANEAIKEGICTNPPKDVEQAVKESMWEPKYPTVKRLQK
- the tpx gene encoding thiol peroxidase, translating into MEVTLKGNVCNTMGTLPKIGNNAPDFKLVDKDLRERNLGDFPGKKLIATVPSLDTGVCLTSAKNLNEKGQNFTLIYVSADLPFAGSRICMVEKLDNIHTLSMMRNKDFAVDYGVLLIDGPLEGLCARAIFVIDENNKILYSELVNEISAEPNYEAAISAIS
- a CDS encoding sulfite exporter TauE/SafE family protein, which codes for MIFQIFSFGVIGILAGILSGLLGIGGGVVTIPCLVLVFSKLDIPQGAMMHLAIGTSLAAMVFNTFSGSYTHHKKQAVLLYIVKPMALGVILGAILGATAANFLSSHFLQIFFGIFEILLGIRFFLPDSKTSKKHPLPSFWPLSTISFCVTAFSTLLGIGGGMVNVPILSHFGVPVKKAIGTSSALSFLISFCGAVFFLLLGMHSTKAPDTVGFLYIPAFLIISVVSFFTAPYGAKLAHRLPTKVLKKIFAMVLLAAGIVMVMK
- a CDS encoding PfkB family carbohydrate kinase, whose translation is MKPKVLNYGSLNIDHIYQVPHFVTPGETLASTELGHFAGGKGANQSVALARAGAIVFHAGKIGTDGVWLKEKLDQNNVNTQFFQEGTLDNGHAIIQVDAKGENTIVLYPGANQEMTKDEINLTLYLKGTFKPSKVQKR